A genome region from Cucurbita pepo subsp. pepo cultivar mu-cu-16 chromosome LG02, ASM280686v2, whole genome shotgun sequence includes the following:
- the LOC111787514 gene encoding phosphoinositide phospholipase C 4-like, whose amino-acid sequence MGNYRVCLCFIRRFKMSTDEPPSDVKEAFLKYANAAAANMTVEQFHSFLVEFQGDQTASMADAQRIVEQVLQRRHHVISKLTKHSLNLDDFYYYLFSMDLNPPVSDQVHQDMRAPLSHYYIYTSHNTYLTGNQLSSDSSDVPIINALKSGVRVVELDLWPNSEEDDIDVLHGRTLTTPVEFVRCLKSIKENAFIASPYPVIITLEDHLTPDLQAKAAENIKETFGDMLFFPEAEYLQEFPSPEELKYRIIISTKPPKEYLRSKNVKGENSSSEDETDDEDGVDTSESESSESDDSDYESYATGVSEYKRLIAIHAGKPKGGLKEALKVGADKARRLSLSEKALKKATKSHGMDVIRFTQKNMLRIYPKGTRVNSSNYNPMSAWLHGAQMVAFNMQGYGKSLSLMYGMFRSNGGCGYVKKPDFLLTVDPHGKVFDPNAKLPVKKTLKVKVYMGVGWNLDFESTHFHLYSPPDFYARIGIAGAPDDAIIKRTEIKEETWSPVWNEEFTYPLTIPELALLRIEVYSYNISDKDVFGGQNCLPVPEVKAGIHAVPLFDRKGSKYSSVKLLLRFEFS is encoded by the exons atggGAAATTACAGGGTTTGTCTCTGTTTCATCAGAAGGTTTAAGATGTCCACAGACGAGCCACCGTCGGACGTCAAGGAGGCGTTTCTCAAATACGCCAACGCCGCCGCTGCCAACATGACCGTCGAGCAGTTCCACTCGTTTCTTGTGGAGTTTCAAGGAGATCAGACAGCGTCAATGGCCGATGCTCAACGGATTGTTGAGCAAGTGCTGCAGCGGCGGCATCATGTGATCTCCAAGCTCACAAAACACAGTCTCAATCTTGATGATTTCTATTACTATCTCTTCTCTATGGATCTCAATCCCCCAGTTTCAGATCAG GTTCATCAGGATATGAGAGCTCCACTGTCCcattattacatttatacTAGTCACAATACATACTTAACTGGGAATCAATTGAGCAGTGATTCCAGTGATGTTCCGATCATAAATGCACTGAAAAGTGGTGTGAGAGTCGTGGAGCTTGATTTGTGGCCAAACTCTGAAGAAGATGACATAGATGTTCTTCATGGAAG GACCTTGACAACACCTGTGGAATTCGTTAGATGTCTGAAATCTATTAAAGAGAATGCTTTCATAGCATCTCCATATCCTGTCATAATTACTCTAGAAGACCACCTAACTCCTGATCTTCAAGCTAAAGCAGCCGAG AACATCAAGGAAACATTTGGAGACATGCTGTTCTTTCCTGAAGCAGAATATCTACAAGAATTTCCTTCTCCAGAAGAATTGAAGTATCGGATCATCATTTCAACAAAACCCCCTAAAGAATATCTCAGATCCAAAAATGTGAAAGGGGAGAATTCTTCCAGTGAAGATGAAACGGATGATGAAGATGGGGTCGATACG AGTGAGAGTGAATCCAGCGAGAGTGACGACAGTGATTACGAATCTTACGCTACAGGTGTATCCGAATACAAACGCCTAATTGCCATTCATGCTGGCAAACCAAAGGGGGGATTGAAGGAAGCTCTAAAAGTTGGAGCTGATAAAGCTAGACGCCTTAGCTTGAGTGAAAAGGCACTAAAAAAGGCAACTAAATCTCATGGAATGGATGTCATTAG ATTCACCCAGAAGAACATGTTAAGGATATATCCAAAGGGAACTCGAGTAAACTCTTCCAACTACAACCCAATGAGTGCTTGGTTACACGGGGCTCAGATGGTTGCTTTCAATATGCag GGATACGGAAAGTCTCTCAGTTTAATGTACGGGATGTTTCGGTCGAACGGAGGTTGTGGCTATGTGAAAAAACCTGATTTTCTACTGACAGTTGATCCCCATGGCAAGGTGTTTGATCCTAATGCAAAATTGCCAgttaaaaaaactttgaag GTGAAAGTCTACATGGGTGTTGGCTGgaatttggattttgaaagCACCCACTTTCATCTGTACTCCCCTCCTGACTTCTATGCACGG ATTGGAATCGCAGGAGCTCCAGATGATGCGATAATAAAGAGAACAGAGATCAAAGAGGAGACTTGGAGCCCAGTTTGGAACGAAGAGTTTACATATCCTTTGACCATTCCTGAACTGGCTTTACTTCGAATCGAAGTGTATAGTTATAACATTTCAGATAAGGATGTTTTTGGAGGACAAAACTGTCTGCCTGTTCCTGAAGTGAAGGCAGGCATCCATGCTGTTCCTCTTTTTGACCGTAAAGGATCAAAGTACAGTTCTGTAAAGCTTCTATTGCGTTTTGAGTTTTCCTGA
- the LOC111787536 gene encoding putative serine/threonine-protein kinase-like protein CCR3 codes for MTPEFAFLAAVLISLQLQLHFADAFGSASTVSVAYGTATVCGITAGKQGQRIQCYRGQQVISVLPHVSFEAISGGQRFFCGLRTGGFSLHCWETDAGFQPKRVYHSTAFPLTDLAVGDAHVCAREVISGRARCWRGTERDGSLFPSPDAALQFHTVTSGSGFSCGILKKNRTILCWGSNGIGSKIQSQFGNLSMVSLVAGESHVCGLTASSGVLICKGNNNAGQLEVPIKSAHEYIDLALGASFTCAIRQKNGAVSCWGGGAEELNIQNNINFNDSFELITAGSDMLCGLKTSNLIIMCWSKANKNSPVVLPLGMIIPGPCVQDPCSSCGIYPNSAFLCDGSGNICKSCQRELPIAVPLPKKPESQSIPGSSSPTRARNRLTLAFLIVGAVGVLAGACTILFCISNCLALCSSSNTADNLELKTIPQALMENYSGRSFSLMELAAATSNFSSENKIGGGSFGVVYKGELSDGTEVAIKRGENNEKTEDPQEKQDAFTSELATLLRLNHKHLVGMVGYCQENDERILVYEFMPNGSLHDHLHNRDHTNEDGLLLNTWKMRIKIALDAARGIEYLHNYAVPPIIHRDIKSSNILLDGNFTARVSDFGFSLMPQPDISTETTVGGTIGYIDPEYYVSRISTSKSDVYGLGIVLLELLTGKKAVFRDSGSRSPVTLVEFAVARIGGGELWDVVDKTVRTPEMKEVEAVEIVAYTAMHCVSLEGEERPNITDIVGNLEKAFALCNGDLCENL; via the coding sequence ATGACACCTGAATTCGCTTTTCTCGCCGCCGTCTTGATATCTTTGCAGCTGCAGCTGCATTTCGCCGACGCTTTTGGCTCTGCCTCCACCGTTTCTGTCGCCTATGGCACCGCTACTGTCTGCGGCATTACCGCCGGTAAGCAAGGCCAGAGAATTCAATGCTATAGAGGACAGCAAGTGATCTCCGTTCTACCCCATGTCTCCTTTGAAGCAATCTCTGGCGGGCAGAGATTCTTCTGTGGTCTTCGTACTGGTGGGTTCAGCCTCCATTGCTGGGAGACCGATGCTGGTTTCCAACCTAAACGTGTTTACCACAGCACCGCCTTCCCCTTGACTGATCTGGCCGTTGGTGATGCTCACGTTTGTGCAAGAGAAGTCATCTCCGGCAGAGCAAGATGCTGGAGGGGAACAGAGAGAGATGGGTCTTTGTTTCCTTCGCCTGATGCAGCATTGCAGTTTCATACAGTCACCTCTGGAAGTGGGTTTTCATGTgggattttgaagaaaaacagaacCATTTTGTGTTGGGGGAGCAATGGAATTGGATCAAAGATTCAATCTCAGTTTGGGAATCTGTCTATGGTGAGCTTAGTCGCCGGAGAGTCTCATGTTTGTGGGTTGACTGCATCCAGCGGAGTCCTAATCTGCAAGGGAAACAACAACGCCGGCCAATTAGAGGTTCCTATCAAATCAGCTCATGAGTATATAGATCTTGCATTGGGGGCTAGCTTCACTTGTGCTATAAGGCAAAAAAATGGGGCGGTTTCTTGCTGGGGTGGAGGAGCAGAGGAGCTCAACATTCAAAACAATATCAATTTCAACGATTCATTTGAGCTAATCACAGCAGGATCAGACATGTTATGTGGGTTGAAGACAAGCAATTTGATAATAATGTGCTGGTCCAAGGCAAACAAGAACTCACCAGTTGTTCTTCCATTGGGGATGATAATCCCTGGCCCGTGTGTTCAAGATCCTTGCAGCTCCTGTGGCATCTATCCAAATTCAGCATTTCTCTGTGATGGGTCTGGAAATATTTGCAAATCATGCCAGAGAGAGCTCCCAATTGCTGTACCGTTGCCAAAGAAGCCAGAATCTCAATCAATCCCAGGTTCTTCTTCACCTACAAGAGCCAGAAACAGGCTCACCCTGGCGTTTCTCATAGTTGGCGCAGTTGGGGTTTTGGCTGGAGCTTGCACCATTTTGTTCTGCATATCAAATTGCTTAGCTCTTTGTTCTTCTAGCAACACAGCAGATAATCTAGAGCTGAAAACAATCCCACAAGCGCTAATGGAAAATTACTCCGGTCGGTCATTCTCTTTGATGGAACTAGCTGCTGCAACAAGCAACTTCTCATCTGAAAACAAGATAGGTGGAGGGAGTTTTGGAGTTGTTTACAAAGGGGAACTCTCAGATGGGACTGAAGTAGCCATcaaaagaggagaaaacaaCGAGAAAACAGAAGACCCACAAGAGAAACAAGACGCATTTACTTCAGAATTAGCAACGCTATTGCGGCTTAATCACAAACACCTTGTGGGCATGGTGGGTTACTGCCAAGAAAACGATGAGAGGATTCTAGTTTATGAATTCATGCCAAATGGTTCACTCCATGATCATTTACACAACAGAGATCATACAAATGAAGACGGATTGTTACTAAATACATGGAAAATGAGGATCAAAATCGCATTAGACGCAGCCAGAGGAATCGAGTACCTTCACAATTACGCAGTCCCACCAATAATCCACCGAGACATCAAATCCTCAAACATACTATTAGACGGAAACTTCACAGCAAGAGTCTCGGATTTCGGATTCTCTTTGATGCCACAGCCGGATATTTCAACGGAAACCACCGTCGGGGGTACAATCGGGTACATCGATCCAGAGTACTACGTGTCAAGGATTTCGACGTCAAAAAGCGACGTGTACGGGCTAGGAATTGTACTGCTGGAGCTTTTGACGGGAAAGAAAGCGGTATTCAGAGACAGCGGAAGCAGAAGTCCAGTGACATTGGTGGAATTTGCAGTGGCGCGAATTGGGGGCGGCGAGCTGTGGGATGTGGTGGACAAGACGGTTAGGACACCGGAGATGAAGGAAGTGGAAGCGGTAGAGATAGTGGCGTATACGGCCATGCATTGTGTGAGCTTGGAGGGTGAAGAGAGACCGAATATTACCGACATTGTTGGGAATTTGGAGAAAGCTTTTGCTCTCTGTAATGGCGATCTCTGTGAAAATCTCTAa
- the LOC111787875 gene encoding LOW QUALITY PROTEIN: protein SMAX1-LIKE 6-like (The sequence of the model RefSeq protein was modified relative to this genomic sequence to represent the inferred CDS: deleted 2 bases in 1 codon): MPTPVSAARQCLTEEAARALDDAVSVARRRCHAQTTSLHAVSALLSLPSSALRDACSRSHSCAYPPRLQFRALDLSVGVSLDRLPSSKPSDEPPISNSLMAAIKRSQANQRRHPDSFHLYQIHNQQQTPSILKVELKYFILSILDDPIVSRVFGEAGFRSCDIKLAIMHPPLSHHPSRFSRSGRFPPIFLCNLPDSDVGHRNFPFPFTSSHGNSDNDANSRRIGEVLVRKKQRNPLLIGVYAVEALRSFTDCVHSCKSDVLPGELSGLRVVCIEKEISEFVSGNGSKESVKLKFEEVSEMVQQCSGPGLVVNYGELSSLEEDDDSNGMSFVVSQLTSLLKLHNGRVWLIGAVGTYELHEKFRVRFPAIEKDWDVHVLPITSKSMVDVFGGKSSLMGSFVPFGGFFPSQSSFPSRSSSLNQFTRCHQCTEKYEQEVAAIWKPGSTTLPGRHTESSLHIPTTEPDAKTKEFDVCKTSDDTSTLSDKLIGLQKKWNDICRLHQTQRFPKLDISHTRHGMVLESTRVALDHDRSGEEPSSVTGGRSVSTNPRLSRDLHNKQGRLISEISDTHTDSFQPRTVVPERHPHSDKLLPSPVFSVTTDLGLGSLYASAGENKGKVSELGSRTECRLSNDNPGQSPGCSDLNAGRRPVDMREFKPLWNALIEKVSWQGKAISSIIETILRCRSGSGRRHCSSSRQDIWLTFLGPDMIGKRKISIALAELMFGRRENLITVDFGSQDHDRRPNSLFDCGGLDGYDERFRGQTVVDYVAGELRKKPSSVVLLENVDKADVRAKSCLSQAITTGKFPDSHGRQITINNTIFVTTSRNKIDKTFDVQTEFSEERILTAKNCQMQLLIGGFSSDVNEHNDTNVRITSAHGGSNLLKKRKLHESTNRETNSKMQKKASSSKSFLDLNLPVEEVEEEEEEEPNYSDCDSDSISEGSETWLDEFLEQVDEKVVFKPYDFDEAAEKLVKEIRLQFERVFGNKVVLEIEYEIVVQILAAKWVSEKKGAMEEWVELVLHRSFVEAEQKYQMGSGSVIKLVCKQDGVVEEQAAGVVLPATINLN, encoded by the exons ATGCCGACGCCGGTGAGCGCTGCAAGGCAATGCTTGACGGAGGAGGCGGCCAGGGCTTTAGATGATGCTGTTTCCGTTGCTCGCCGCCGCTGCCACGCTCAAACTACCTCTCTTCATGCTGTCTCCGCTTTGTTGTCTTTACCTTCCTCTGCTCTTCGCGATGCCTGCTCTCGCTCCCATAGCTGCGCGTACCCTCCACGCCTCCAGTTCCGAGCACTCGATTTGTCCGTCGGCGTGTCTCTCGATCGGCTTCCTTCCTCTAAACCCTCCGATGAGCCACCGATTTCGAATTCCCTCATGGCCGCCATCAAACGATCCCAAGCTAATCAACGGCGACACCCAGATAGCTTCCATCTCTATCAGATTCATAATCAGCAACAAACCCCTTCGATTTTAAAGGTAGAacttaagtattttattttgtcgATTCTTGATGATCCGATTGTGAGTAGGGTTTTTGGTGAAGCTGGGTTTCGAAGCTGCGACATTAAATTAGCGATAATGCATCCACCTCTCTCTCACCATCCTTCCCGATTCTCCCGTTCCGGTCGTTTCCCTCCGATTTTCCTCTGTAATCTCCCGGATTCCGATGTGGGTCACCGGAATTTCCCCTTCCCTTTCACTAGCAGCCATGGAAATAGTGATAACGATGCCAATTCCAGAAGAATCGGTGAGGTTTTAGTGaggaaaaaacagaggaatccATTATTGATTGGTGTCTACGCCGTTGAAGCTCTCCGGAGCTTCACTGATTGTGTTCATAGCTGTAAATCTGATGTTCTTCCAGGGGAACTTTCTGGATTAAGGGTAGTTTGCATTGAGAAGGAGATTTCTGAATTTGTGAGTGGAAATGGAAGCAAAGAGAGTgtcaaattgaaatttgaggaGGTTTCTGAGATGGTTCAGCAATGTTCAGGGCCTGGTTTGGTAGTGAATTATGGGGAATTGAGTAGcttagaagaagatgatgatagCAATGGCATGAGTTTTGTGGTATCTCAACTTACATCTTTGTTGAAACTTCACAATGGGAGAGTTTGGTTGATTGGAGCTGTGGGAACTTACGAGCTGCACGAGAAGTTTCGGGTTCGGTTTCCAGCCATTGAAAAGGATTGGGATGTTCATGTTCTTCCCATAACTTCTAAGTCCATGGTGGATGTGTTTGGAGGTAAATCCAG TTTAATGGGATCGTTCGTCCCATTCGGTGGATTTTTCCCTTCGCAATCGAGTTTCCCAAGTCGGTCAAGCAGTTTGAATCAGTTCACTCGCTGTCATCAATGCACCGAAAAATACGAGCAGGAAGTTGCTGCTATATGGAAGCCAGGATCGACTACTCTCCCCGGTCGACACACTGAAAGTTCCTTACATATACCAACGACTGAACCGGATGCAAAAACTAAGGAATTTGATGTGTGTAAG ACCAGTGACGACACAAGTACATTGAGTGATAAGCTAATTGGACTGCAAAAGAAGTGGAACGATATCTGCCGTCTTCATCAAACGCAACGGTTCCCGAAACTCGACATTTCACATACTAGGCATGGGATGGTTCTTGAGTCGACTCGAGTTGCTTTAGATCACGATAGAAGTGGTGAAGAACCGTCATCTGTAACCGGAGGAAGATCTGTAAGTACAAATCCGAGGTTATCTAGAGACTTGCATAACAAGCAAGGCAGGCTGATATCGGAGATTTCCGACACTCACACCGATAGTTTCCAACCGAGAACTGTTGTTCCAGAACGGCATCCTCACTCTGATAAACTATTACCCTCACCCGTCTTCTCGGTTACCACTGATCTGGGTCTCGGGTCGTTATATGCATCAGCTGGTGAGAACAAGGGAAAAGTTTCAGAATTAGGGAGTCGGACAGAGTGTAGGCTAAGCAACGATAACCCGGGCCAATCGCCCGGTTGCTCTGATCTGAACGCTGGACGACGACCAGTTGATATGAGAGAGTTCAAGCCACTCTGGAATGCGCTGATTGAAAAAGTTAGCTGGCAAGGAAAGGCCATAAGTTCTATTATCGAAACCATTCTTCGTTGTCGGAGTGGTAGCGGAAGGCGGCATTGCTCGAGTTCAAGGCAAGATATTTGGCTAACATTCCTTGGTCCCGACATGATAGGAAAGCGTAAAATTTCGATAGCTCTTGCTGAGTTGATGTTCGGAAGAAGAGAAAACCTTATCACAGTCGATTTCGGTTCACAGGACCATGATCGCCGACCGAACTCACTCTTTGACTGTGGAGGATTAGATGGTTACGACGAGCGGTTTCGTGGACAAACCGTTGTGGATTATGTTGCTGGGGAGTTGAGGAAGAAACCCTCTTCGGTCGTCCTCCTTGAGAATGTCGACAAGGCCGACGTTCGGGCCAAGAGTTGCTTGTCCCAGGCAATCACGACCGGTAAGTTTCCAGATTCACACGGGAGACAAATTACCATAAATAACACAATTTTCGTGACAACATCGAGGAACAAA ATCGACAAAACGTTCGATGTACAGACTGAATTTTCCGAGGAGAGAATACTTACAGCCAAGAACTGTCAAATGCAATTACTAATAGGAGGTTTTTCGAGTGATGTCAATGAACACAACGACACGAACGTTAGAATTACATCCGCCCATGGAGGCTCGAACCtcttgaaaaagagaaaattacaTGAATCCACAAATAGGGAAACGAACTCAAAGATGCAGAAGAAGGCATCCTCGTCGAAATCCTTCCTAGACTTGAATCTCCCAGTGGAAGAGgtcgaggaagaggaagaagaagaacccaaCTACAGTGATTGTGATAGCGACTCAATATCAGAAGGCTCGGAGACATGGCTAGACGAATTCCTTGAACAAGTAGACGAGAAGGTCGTGTTCAAACCATATGATTTCGACGAAGCAGCGGAGAAGCTAGTGAAGGAAATACGGTTGCAGTTCGAAAGGGTGTTTGGAAACAAGGTCGTATTGGAGATCGAGTACGAAATAGTCGTCCAAATTCTTGCAGCGAAGTGGGTATCAGAGAAGAAAGGAGCCATGGAAGAATGGGTGGAGCTTGTTCTTCATAGAAGCTTTGTGGAAGCAGAACAGAAGTACCAAATGGGGTCTGGTTCTGTAATCAAACTTGTTTGTAAACAAGATGGTGTAGTTGAAGAACAAGCAGCTGGTGTTGTTCTACCTGCTACGATCAATTTGAATTga
- the LOC111787877 gene encoding uncharacterized protein LOC111787877, producing MKLLLPSPSCSSTSSFSTSNFDPHVCNPRAAAATPSCLSGILRRILCSGSLPTHPSDQTTEETSSLKSEDNVKNVGVIKHTNGGLEAKPTAGIVARLMGLDTMPDMKQNCNSMARTQSMNSVEHFYKHLEGRHKGVRSTQSFREIPTFLELENEDYFILSFEGDSKNEELKAKARRHGEEKCKNRGSNKTEHSYVRKTKKKIFNPEEANEFVLIDLKQKKKSRKRVSRNKPTSRISTKDRHGRRSTRKVESEQSSDELSPVSVLDSSEFLRDSEEAAPLSGDAASKSPVNSRRKLSPELEISQRPSRNDDDLIIKEGNPAKTKAIEEEICKITEMELGKSNWNYRKFCEEHEELGVESIIEGFDSFILEGLIEEFAEQMYDSIFI from the exons ATGAAGTTGTTGTTGCCTTCTCCTTCTTGCTCTTCCacttcttccttctccactTCCAACTTTGATCCTCATGTCTGCAACCCCAGAGCTGCAGCAGCTACCCCCAGCTGCCTTTCGGGAATTCTCCGCCGAATTCTCTGCTCCGGTAGCCTCCCGACGCACCCGTCCGATCAGACTACAGAAGAAACCAGCTCATTAAAGTCTGAGGACAATGTTAAGAACGTGGGTGTCATCAAACACACAAATGGTGGGCTTGAGgccaagcccaccgctggAATTGTGGCCAGGCTGATGGGTTTGGATACCATGCCAGATATGAAGCAGAATTGTAATTCAATGGCAAGAACTCAATCCATGAACTCTGTGGAGCATTTCTACAAACACCTTGAAGGTAGACATAAAGGGGTTAGATCAACACAGTCGTTTCGAGAGATACCCACCTTTCTCGAgcttgaaaatgaagattacTTCATCCTAAGCTTCGAAGGAGACAgcaaaaatgaagaactcaAAGCGAAAGCAAGAAGGcatggagaagaaaaatgtaaaaacaGGGGAAGCAACAAAACAGAGCATTCTTACGTGAgaaagacgaagaagaagatattcaATCCAGAAGAAGCCAATGAGTTCGTCCTAATCgatttgaaacaaaagaagaaatcaagaaaaagaGTCTCAAGAAATAAACCAACCTCCAGAATTTCAACCAAGGATCGCCATGGCAGAAGATCAACAAGGAAGGTAGAATCAGAGCAGAGCTCCGACGAATTAAGCCCAGTATCAGTTCTTGATAGCAGTGAATTCCTCCGAGATTCTGAAGAAGCAGCCCCATTATCAG GAGACGCCGCTTCGAAATCCCCCGTAAACAGTCGAAGGAAATTATCACCGGAGCTCGAAATCTCTCAGCGACCGTCTCGCAACGACGATGATTTGATAATCAAAGAAGGAAACCCCGCGAAGACGAAGGCGATTGAAGAAGAGATTTGTAAAATAACAGAGATGGAATTGGGGAAATCGAATTGGAATTACAggaaattttgtgaagaacatgaagaacttGGAGTTGAGAGTATAATTGAAGGCTTTGATTCGTTCATTCTTGAAGGATTGATAGAGGAATTTGCAGAACAAATGTATGATTCGATCTTCATCTGA